In Gallus gallus isolate bGalGal1 chromosome 37 unlocalized genomic scaffold, bGalGal1.mat.broiler.GRCg7b 37_unloc5, whole genome shotgun sequence, a single genomic region encodes these proteins:
- the LOC112531453 gene encoding uncharacterized protein LOC112531453 isoform X1, whose translation MEWCWARGKRKASAERGAEPNGKIYAKAVQEVLLERAHLQAGGLPTTAGPSTGGRPSPAVCPRSVSKSLAGCKRKGLEEAKPTAAQLPANKRVRGPSGDSVPAPAAHPGPAAARSSKLRARRRQEKERRGESMKAALRAAAARAEASAVNSLVEMMQKLQLKD comes from the exons atggagtggtgctgggcaagGGGGAAACGGAAAGCCTCCGCAG AGAGAGGTGCCGAGCCCAACGGAAAGATCTACGcaaaagcagtgcaggaagTCCTTCTGGAGagagctcatctccaggctggaggGCTTCCTACaacagcaggtcccagcacagggggaagaCCTTCCCCTGCCGTGTGCCCCCGCTCTGTCTCCAAGTCCTTGGCTGGATGTAAACGCAAAGGCTTGGAAGAAGCGAAGCCAACAGCAGCGCAGCTGCCTGCTAACAAAAGAGTGAGGGGGCCGAGCGGAGACAGcgtgccagctccagcagcacaccctgggcctgctgcagcgCGGAGCTCCAAGCTAAGAg CGAGAAGACgccaagagaaagagaggagaggggaatcgatgaaggctgccctcagagctgccgCTGCACGTGCAGAG GCCTCCGCAGTGAACAGCcttgtggagatgatgcagaagctgcagctgaaggactga